Proteins encoded together in one Thermococcus sp. window:
- a CDS encoding GTP-dependent dephospho-CoA kinase yields the protein MLFRLTRELRRELKKPLGELIRGPIPEPYFRIKDELRGKTVVTVGDVVTENVLKLGLSPSLALYDLKTKRADYSPDINAKAVFMTVSNPPGTITKALLDAIRKAFRLVERGRPVHILVSGEEDLGAIPAVLYAPYGSIVLYGQPDEGVVLIKVTPECKRRCARILAKMEVVRDGD from the coding sequence ATGCTGTTCCGCCTAACCAGAGAGCTCCGGCGGGAGCTTAAAAAACCCCTGGGGGAGCTCATAAGGGGCCCCATCCCGGAGCCCTACTTTCGAATTAAGGACGAGCTTAGAGGCAAAACCGTCGTCACGGTTGGGGACGTCGTCACCGAGAACGTCCTCAAGCTCGGCCTTTCTCCTTCTCTGGCTTTATACGACCTCAAAACCAAAAGAGCTGACTATTCTCCCGACATAAACGCGAAGGCCGTTTTCATGACCGTTTCAAATCCCCCCGGGACGATAACGAAAGCTTTATTAGATGCCATCAGAAAGGCCTTCCGCCTCGTCGAGAGGGGCAGGCCGGTTCACATACTAGTCAGCGGTGAGGAGGATTTGGGCGCGATTCCCGCCGTGCTATATGCCCCTTACGGGAGTATAGTCCTCTACGGCCAGCCCGACGAGGGGGTAGTGCTTATAAAGGTAACACCCGAATGCAAGCGCAGGTGTGCGCGCATCTTGGCCAAGATGGAGGTGGTTCGTGATGGAGATTAA
- the spt4 gene encoding transcription elongation factor subunit Spt4, giving the protein MAKERACRHCHYITTEDRCPVCGSRDLSDDWFDLVIILDTESRIAKKLRESIPEAAKVPGKYAIRVR; this is encoded by the coding sequence ATGGCGAAGGAGAGGGCCTGCAGGCACTGTCATTACATAACCACCGAGGATCGCTGTCCAGTCTGCGGTAGCAGGGATTTAAGCGACGACTGGTTCGACTTGGTTATAATCCTCGACACCGAGAGCAGAATAGCGAAGAAGCTCCGTGAGAGCATACCCGAGGCCGCCAAAGTACCGGGCAAATACGCTATAAGGGTCAGGTGA
- a CDS encoding DNA-directed RNA polymerase has protein sequence MYKLLTVKDVVRIPPRMFTMDPKDAAKKVLRETYEGIYDRDEGVILAILDVHDVGQGIIVPGDGATYHEVIFDVLVWKPENGEVVEGEVVEMMPYGAFIRIGPMDGLVHISQLMDDYVVFDEKNRQFIGKETKRILKLGDYVRARIIGISVKSKIIRENKINMTMRQPGLGKFEWIEKEKRKAKEE, from the coding sequence ATGTACAAGCTTTTGACGGTTAAGGACGTCGTCAGAATACCCCCGAGAATGTTCACAATGGATCCCAAGGACGCCGCTAAAAAGGTTCTCCGCGAGACCTACGAGGGCATCTACGACAGGGACGAGGGAGTTATTCTGGCCATCCTCGACGTCCACGACGTCGGTCAGGGTATAATCGTTCCGGGCGATGGGGCAACTTACCACGAGGTCATCTTCGACGTCCTCGTCTGGAAGCCTGAAAACGGCGAGGTCGTGGAGGGAGAGGTAGTCGAGATGATGCCCTACGGTGCCTTCATCAGAATAGGCCCGATGGACGGCCTCGTCCACATAAGCCAGCTCATGGATGACTACGTCGTCTTCGACGAGAAGAACAGGCAGTTCATAGGCAAGGAAACCAAACGTATCCTGAAGCTCGGCGACTACGTCAGGGCGAGGATAATAGGCATAAGCGTCAAGAGCAAGATCATCAGGGAGAACAAGATTAACATGACGATGCGCCAGCCCGGTCTCGGCAAGTTCGAGTGGATTGAGAAGGAGAAGAGAAAGGCCAAGGAGGAGTGA
- a CDS encoding inorganic diphosphatase translates to MNPFHELEPGPNVPEVVYALIEIPKGSRNKYELDKKTGLLKLDRVLYSPFFYPVDYGIIPQTWYDDGDPFDIMVIMREPVYPLTIIEARPIGIMKMEDSGDKDWKVLAVPVEDPYFKDWKDIDDVPKAFLDEIAHFFQRYKELQGKTTTVEGWGNAEEAKKEILRAVELYKEKFGKKE, encoded by the coding sequence ATGAACCCGTTCCACGAGCTTGAGCCCGGACCAAACGTTCCTGAGGTTGTGTACGCTCTTATAGAGATTCCGAAGGGGAGCAGGAACAAGTACGAGCTCGACAAGAAGACTGGCTTACTTAAGCTCGACCGTGTCCTTTACAGCCCGTTCTTCTACCCAGTTGACTACGGAATCATCCCGCAGACTTGGTACGACGACGGCGACCCCTTCGACATAATGGTCATAATGCGCGAGCCGGTTTACCCGCTCACCATAATCGAGGCCAGGCCCATAGGGATAATGAAGATGGAAGATTCTGGCGACAAGGACTGGAAGGTTCTGGCAGTTCCGGTCGAGGATCCCTACTTCAAGGACTGGAAGGACATAGACGACGTTCCAAAGGCGTTTCTCGACGAAATTGCCCACTTCTTCCAGCGCTACAAGGAGCTCCAGGGTAAAACTACCACTGTCGAGGGCTGGGGTAACGCCGAGGAAGCGAAGAAGGAGATACTCCGCGCCGTAGAGCTCTACAAGGAGAAGTTTGGAAAGAAGGAGTGA